In the Pseudanabaena sp. PCC 7367 genome, one interval contains:
- the pds gene encoding 15-cis-phytoene desaturase, which yields MRVAIAGAGLAGLSCAKYLADCGHTPIVIERENVLGGKVAAWQDEEGDWYETGLHVFFGAYPNMLQLLGELGISDRLQWKKHAMLFNMPGQGGKLSKFDFPDGLPAPLNGIVAILSNNDMLTWEEKIKFGIGLLPAIIKGQTYVEEMDKYSFAEWLQHQGVPERVEKEVFIAMAKALNFINPDQISATVVLTALNRFLQEKEGSKMAFLDGAPPERLCQPIVDYFTAKGGEVRMQTALRKIELNADGTVKHFLVGRPGEDSYALEADVYVSALPVDPLKLMLPEAWQQQAYFQQLDGLEGVPVINLHLWFDRKLTDIDNVLFSRSPILSVYADMSNTCKEYADPDRSMLELVLAPAAEWISKSEQEIVDVAIAELAKIFPEQIPHKAKLIKSKVVKTPRSVYKATPGCQSHRPAQETPIANFFLTGDFTMQRYLASMEGAVLSGKLTAQTIDRQISLNRSAGNTSNPTDQAPSSSFSENIGKTTAAKNPA from the coding sequence ATGCGAGTTGCAATTGCGGGGGCTGGTCTAGCTGGCTTATCCTGTGCCAAATATTTAGCCGATTGTGGCCACACACCGATCGTGATTGAGCGAGAAAATGTCCTAGGCGGTAAGGTGGCAGCCTGGCAAGACGAAGAAGGCGATTGGTATGAAACTGGTTTACATGTCTTTTTCGGCGCTTATCCGAATATGTTGCAACTCCTTGGCGAGCTAGGCATCAGCGATCGCTTGCAGTGGAAAAAGCACGCCATGCTGTTTAATATGCCAGGTCAGGGCGGTAAACTATCTAAGTTTGATTTCCCCGATGGTTTGCCTGCGCCGCTGAATGGGATCGTAGCGATCCTGAGCAACAATGACATGCTCACCTGGGAAGAAAAAATCAAATTTGGCATTGGCCTGTTGCCAGCGATCATCAAGGGGCAAACCTATGTCGAGGAAATGGACAAATATTCCTTTGCAGAATGGTTGCAGCATCAGGGGGTGCCGGAACGGGTCGAAAAAGAAGTTTTCATTGCCATGGCCAAGGCGCTTAACTTTATTAATCCGGATCAAATTTCGGCCACGGTGGTACTAACCGCTTTAAATCGCTTCTTGCAGGAAAAAGAAGGCTCTAAAATGGCCTTTTTAGACGGTGCACCGCCAGAACGCCTGTGCCAGCCGATCGTCGATTATTTCACCGCAAAGGGTGGTGAAGTGAGGATGCAAACTGCATTGCGCAAAATCGAATTAAACGCCGATGGCACCGTGAAACATTTTCTGGTGGGTAGACCAGGCGAAGATAGCTATGCCCTTGAGGCCGATGTGTATGTTTCGGCGCTGCCCGTCGATCCGCTCAAGTTAATGTTGCCGGAAGCATGGCAGCAGCAAGCCTATTTCCAACAACTAGATGGCCTGGAAGGGGTGCCAGTAATTAACTTGCATCTATGGTTCGATCGCAAGCTAACTGACATTGATAATGTATTGTTTTCTCGATCGCCAATTTTGAGCGTCTATGCGGACATGAGCAACACCTGTAAAGAGTACGCCGATCCCGATCGTTCCATGCTAGAGCTGGTGCTTGCCCCTGCCGCCGAGTGGATTAGTAAATCTGAGCAAGAAATTGTGGATGTGGCCATAGCTGAACTGGCAAAAATATTCCCAGAACAGATCCCGCACAAGGCTAAACTAATCAAAAGTAAGGTTGTTAAAACACCACGATCGGTCTACAAGGCCACTCCAGGTTGCCAGTCCCATCGCCCAGCCCAGGAAACCCCGATCGCCAATTTTTTCCTGACTGGGGACTTTACGATGCAGCGATATCTTGCCAGTATGGAAGGAGCCGTACTTTCTGGTAAGCTGACTGCACAGACAATCGATCGCCAGATTAGCCTAAACCGATCGGCTGGTAATACCAGCAATCCAACTGATCAAGCACCTAGTAGTTCTTTTAGTGAAAACATTGGTAAAACAACTGCCGCCAAAAACCCTGCCTAA
- a CDS encoding MogA/MoaB family molybdenum cofactor biosynthesis protein: MSNANPCPDPPSYVVNFAVITVSDTRTEETDKSGKFIKQSLVNAGHTLGAYAIAKDEPEQIKTKMAELAKMPDLEAIILNGGTGIAPRDNTYDAIATLLEKTLPGFGEIFRYLSWQEIGSRAIASRAVAGVYQGKLVFSLPGSSGAVKLAVEQLIQPEIIHLVRQLKGLH; encoded by the coding sequence ATGAGCAATGCTAATCCCTGCCCCGATCCGCCGTCATATGTAGTTAATTTTGCCGTGATTACGGTCAGCGATACGCGCACCGAGGAAACCGACAAGAGCGGTAAGTTTATTAAACAATCGCTGGTGAATGCTGGCCATACTTTAGGTGCTTACGCGATCGCCAAGGATGAGCCAGAGCAGATCAAGACTAAAATGGCGGAGTTGGCCAAGATGCCAGACCTAGAAGCCATTATTCTCAATGGTGGCACTGGGATCGCACCCAGGGATAATACCTATGATGCGATCGCTACGCTGTTGGAAAAAACGTTGCCTGGTTTCGGAGAAATATTTCGTTATCTGAGCTGGCAGGAAATTGGCTCACGGGCGATCGCTTCCCGCGCTGTGGCTGGTGTTTATCAGGGTAAGCTGGTGTTTTCGTTGCCCGGTTCGAGTGGAGCGGTGAAGCTGGCAGTGGAGCAGTTAATCCAACCGGAGATTATTCACCTGGTGCGGCAGTTAAAGGGATTACATTAG
- the psb28 gene encoding photosystem II reaction center protein Psb28 yields MTATIQLALGVNEEASDVRLTRSKDGSTSTATFIFENPLCMTEGQVNNEITGMYMSDEEGEMVTRSVNAKFINGQPAGIEAIYRMDGEAEWERFLRFMNRYAEANGMDFNKS; encoded by the coding sequence ATGACAGCAACAATTCAGCTTGCACTTGGGGTTAATGAAGAGGCTTCTGATGTGCGATTGACCCGATCGAAAGATGGCAGCACCAGCACGGCAACCTTCATTTTTGAAAACCCACTCTGTATGACAGAGGGACAGGTAAATAATGAGATTACTGGTATGTATATGTCCGACGAAGAGGGTGAGATGGTTACCCGATCGGTCAATGCCAAGTTTATTAATGGTCAGCCGGCGGGAATTGAAGCAATCTATAGAATGGATGGTGAAGCAGAGTGGGAACGCTTTCTGCGGTTTATGAATCGCTATGCTGAGGCAAATGGTATGGATTTCAATAAATCTTAG
- a CDS encoding class I SAM-dependent methyltransferase encodes MTETKSTPVVDNRSLWQKVRSRIVRIPALSHTYLSNEERLKDLRFQLDKANATSQYQDFSQCQNWDDFFKFSVQNFGPHQIKQEITGFLEFASQSSPEYVCEIGTANGGTSFLLSQSLPSVKFMLSIDLLVKNKGKLRYFVKPSRQITMIDGSSYAAPTVDKVKDILAGKQLDLLFIDGDHTYDGVKQDFLCYHQFVKPGGIIAFHDIMPDYMTRYGQNTGRWAGDVPVFWQRVKELYPHHEFVADYNQDGLGIGAIDYDPNVQITADLF; translated from the coding sequence ATGACCGAAACTAAATCTACACCAGTGGTAGACAATCGCAGCCTTTGGCAAAAAGTGCGATCGCGGATTGTCAGAATCCCTGCCCTGAGCCATACCTATCTCAGCAATGAAGAACGGCTTAAAGATCTGCGATTCCAACTGGATAAAGCTAATGCCACTAGCCAATACCAGGATTTCAGCCAGTGCCAGAATTGGGACGACTTTTTTAAGTTTTCGGTTCAGAATTTTGGCCCCCATCAAATCAAGCAAGAGATCACCGGTTTCCTGGAGTTTGCCAGCCAAAGCTCACCTGAATATGTATGTGAAATTGGTACGGCGAATGGTGGCACTAGCTTCTTGCTGAGCCAATCGCTACCATCGGTCAAGTTCATGCTTAGCATTGACCTGCTAGTCAAAAATAAAGGCAAGCTGCGTTATTTTGTCAAACCATCCCGACAAATCACCATGATTGATGGTTCTTCCTATGCTGCCCCTACGGTTGACAAGGTCAAAGATATTCTGGCTGGCAAGCAACTCGATCTGTTATTTATTGATGGCGATCATACCTATGATGGCGTTAAGCAAGACTTTTTGTGTTATCACCAGTTTGTGAAACCTGGTGGCATCATCGCTTTCCATGACATCATGCCCGACTATATGACCAGGTATGGCCAAAATACCGGACGTTGGGCGGGAGATGTACCAGTTTTCTGGCAACGGGTCAAAGAGCTCTATCCCCACCATGAATTTGTGGCTGATTATAATCAAGATGGTTTGGGAATTGGTGCGATCGACTATGATCCCAATGTGCAGATTACCGCAGATTTATTTTAG
- a CDS encoding FHA domain-containing protein: MITINLLHPVNSNPVQTWRFSSKDVIRIGRSKDNSVVVLSSVVSRHHAELRRQKIGWEVHSFGANGTYVEGKQVTQAKIVDGTVIRLANSGPRIQVRLDADESSPKVELESEMIDALDEMELSEEEQANQNPNERPTLTNI; the protein is encoded by the coding sequence GTGATCACTATCAACCTGCTACATCCAGTAAACTCAAATCCCGTTCAAACTTGGCGCTTTTCTTCCAAGGACGTGATTCGGATTGGGCGTTCCAAAGACAATAGTGTGGTTGTGCTCAGCTCGGTTGTATCTAGGCATCATGCCGAGTTACGCAGGCAAAAAATTGGCTGGGAAGTACATAGTTTCGGCGCAAATGGGACTTATGTTGAGGGTAAGCAGGTAACCCAGGCTAAGATCGTGGATGGCACAGTAATTAGACTGGCCAACTCTGGCCCTAGAATTCAGGTGCGCCTCGATGCGGACGAAAGCAGCCCGAAGGTGGAGCTAGAATCTGAGATGATCGATGCTCTGGATGAAATGGAGCTGAGTGAAGAAGAGCAAGCAAACCAGAACCCCAATGAACGCCCCACGCTGACTAATATTTAA
- a CDS encoding phytoene synthase, giving the protein MGINQPVSISQAYEICRHITAKHAKTFYLGSMLMAKPKRNAIWAIYAWCRRTDELVDGIQFQPTTFQTLADWESQLEATFTGNPTVAPDLALANTVKNYPLSIEPFKDMIAGMRMDLECDRYQSFEELYLYCYRVAGTVGLMSAAVMGFNTTDSTLIADSTEAAIALGIAMQLTNILRDIGEDAQRGRIYLPLDELAQFGYSEADLLNGVVDDRWIALMKFQIDRAREFYKKAEAGISFLCHDARWPVWASLILYRNILDVIERNNYQVFNERAFVSKPRKLLTLPWAWLRAQTS; this is encoded by the coding sequence ATGGGAATTAACCAGCCAGTTTCCATCTCGCAAGCCTACGAGATTTGTCGGCACATTACCGCCAAGCATGCCAAGACCTTCTACCTTGGCAGTATGCTGATGGCGAAACCAAAGCGCAATGCAATTTGGGCAATCTATGCCTGGTGTCGGCGCACGGATGAATTAGTGGATGGGATTCAATTCCAACCCACCACTTTCCAAACCCTGGCGGATTGGGAATCGCAATTGGAGGCAACTTTTACGGGTAATCCCACGGTGGCTCCAGATCTGGCGTTGGCGAATACGGTGAAGAACTACCCGCTGTCGATCGAACCCTTTAAAGACATGATCGCCGGAATGCGGATGGATCTTGAATGCGATCGTTATCAATCCTTTGAGGAGCTTTATTTATATTGCTATCGGGTCGCTGGAACGGTGGGTTTGATGTCGGCAGCGGTAATGGGATTTAATACCACCGATTCGACCTTGATTGCGGATAGCACTGAGGCGGCGATCGCCCTGGGGATTGCGATGCAATTAACTAATATTTTGCGCGACATTGGTGAGGATGCCCAACGGGGGCGCATTTATTTACCCCTCGATGAACTGGCTCAGTTTGGCTATAGTGAGGCGGATTTGCTCAATGGCGTAGTTGACGATCGCTGGATTGCCTTGATGAAGTTCCAGATCGATCGCGCCAGGGAATTTTATAAGAAAGCGGAAGCCGGTATTTCGTTTCTCTGCCATGATGCCAGATGGCCGGTTTGGGCATCGCTAATTCTCTATCGCAATATCCTGGATGTGATTGAGCGGAATAATTATCAAGTTTTTAATGAGCGTGCGTTTGTGTCTAAGCCCCGCAAGCTGTTGACTTTGCCCTGGGCTTGGCTGAGAGCCCAAACTAGCTGA
- the smc gene encoding chromosome segregation protein SMC, producing the protein MYIKLIELSRFKSFGGTTPIPMLPGFTVVSGPNGSGKSNILDALLFALGLSTSKGMRADRLPDLVNQNHTRKGRTVEASVTVIFGLDDDELRLLGQEPDPAAQAIAERSEQSNGQDMSVAIESQANSSDIESNIESNIENATDGLAVVGANASSNGNGHVDHTQAAEQNGNGSVAASPEILVGTIQNAELIEKSIHEWKITRKLRVTSQGTYTSTYYINDSPCTLGELHQQLSRLRIYPEGYNVVLQGDVTSIISMNSRDRREIIDELAGVGEFDRKISQAKVKLDEVKAQEDRFRIVEQELIAAQEKLKGDRAKAEKYQALRIDLEKLQSSEVVLHQRHLKYQQALRNTELANGKSKDHELKTQLTDLCEEIASGTVQLNELNDRVHTLGEEEYLAVSTENAAKRAELRAAERKQQDLTTSYQNNQATIGQLQTEISEQVGLLEQTETQREAHQLEIASLDQSREQQATIVAQCRRELQAIAASADDWLSNQGQLRQTVDELQANLSPQRQEQARLKESIRQWTLQLTALEAEQTTLSESEGRSSEDELALYQGEVSGAQKLIQNVGLALSQAQVELQTTNETIDRLSQEQRLKNRQLDRLEAQTSAMQEAQGTKASQLIIEADLAGVCGLVAQLGMVESRYQTALEIAAGARLGYLVVENDEVASEAINLLKRERAGRATFLPLNKMRSARSLRPEDAHSIGGVDFAINLIDCESRYAEIFAYVFGNTIVFEHLEQARLHVGKYRMVTMDGELLETSGAITGGSVNRRMGLHFGTGSPKESVEAAHLRDRLMEIDRMLNRLHQKSRTLQTSITKYEEQMQNARNAYREAQMKADRIVESSVRYERDMKRIEEQIQQYHEATEQSQKQLVSLELDISTAETSMQATRLQLAEIEKSSTHSQWQKVQAELQTQEQKLNGEELHLATARQKLTDKENQISLLREKINQRQQRLQEIRSTQTELLNASSQVQTQCRELSIRIEQLQDRLDSLEEVVGAAKQERDACERNLQALSERRRELEWQLQKNAERVNGLNKELAKIEYDLENLELPEPLPEVPETMTLEQCQLEQRRLQKRLQALEPVNMMAIAEYESVTERLTDLSNRLETLNQERTELLLRIENFTTLRQRAFMQAFNAVNENFKTIFAELSDGDGHLQLENSADPLVGGLHLVAHPKGKQVQHLASMSGGEKSLTALSFIFALQRYRPSPFYAFDEVDMFLDGANVERLSRMVRKQAGLAQFIVVSLRRPMIEASERTIGVTQARGAHTQVLGLELRSG; encoded by the coding sequence GTGTATATCAAACTGATTGAGCTTTCCCGATTTAAGTCCTTTGGTGGCACCACTCCCATTCCCATGTTGCCTGGGTTTACGGTGGTTTCGGGGCCGAATGGTTCCGGCAAATCAAATATTCTGGATGCGCTGTTGTTTGCGCTGGGATTGTCTACCTCTAAGGGAATGCGAGCCGATCGCCTCCCCGACCTGGTTAACCAGAACCACACCAGGAAAGGACGCACGGTGGAAGCCAGTGTCACGGTGATTTTTGGCCTGGACGATGATGAGCTGCGACTGTTGGGGCAAGAGCCAGATCCAGCCGCCCAGGCGATCGCAGAGCGATCTGAGCAGAGCAATGGCCAAGACATGAGCGTAGCGATCGAGTCCCAAGCAAATTCGTCAGATATTGAATCAAATATTGAATCAAATATCGAAAATGCTACAGACGGCTTGGCGGTGGTTGGCGCAAATGCTAGCAGTAATGGTAATGGTCATGTTGATCATACTCAAGCAGCGGAGCAAAACGGCAATGGCTCAGTGGCAGCTAGCCCAGAAATCCTGGTGGGCACGATCCAAAATGCCGAGCTAATCGAAAAGTCGATCCATGAATGGAAGATCACCCGCAAGCTCCGAGTCACCAGTCAAGGCACCTATACATCGACCTATTACATCAATGATTCGCCCTGCACCCTGGGCGAGCTGCACCAGCAACTATCGCGGTTGCGGATTTATCCAGAAGGGTACAACGTCGTGTTGCAAGGGGACGTAACCAGTATTATTTCGATGAATTCCCGCGATCGGCGTGAGATTATTGATGAACTGGCCGGAGTAGGTGAATTCGATCGTAAAATTTCCCAGGCCAAGGTTAAATTAGACGAAGTTAAGGCCCAAGAAGATCGCTTCCGGATCGTAGAGCAAGAATTGATCGCCGCCCAGGAAAAACTAAAGGGCGATCGGGCTAAGGCCGAGAAATACCAGGCATTGCGGATCGATCTCGAAAAATTGCAATCCTCGGAAGTGGTGTTACATCAACGCCATTTAAAATATCAGCAAGCACTGCGTAATACAGAATTAGCCAATGGCAAAAGCAAGGATCATGAGCTGAAAACCCAACTAACAGACTTGTGTGAAGAAATCGCCAGCGGCACAGTCCAGCTCAATGAACTAAACGATCGCGTCCATACCCTGGGTGAGGAAGAATATTTAGCGGTTTCGACTGAAAATGCAGCCAAGCGGGCTGAACTGAGGGCAGCGGAACGCAAACAGCAGGATTTAACAACTTCCTATCAAAATAATCAAGCAACGATCGGCCAGTTGCAAACGGAAATCAGCGAGCAGGTCGGCCTCCTTGAACAAACGGAAACCCAACGCGAAGCCCATCAACTGGAAATCGCGTCGCTAGATCAATCCCGTGAACAACAGGCTACGATCGTGGCACAGTGCCGCCGTGAACTCCAGGCGATCGCCGCTTCCGCCGATGATTGGCTCAGCAATCAGGGGCAATTACGCCAAACCGTAGATGAATTGCAAGCAAACTTGAGTCCGCAACGACAAGAGCAGGCCAGGTTAAAAGAATCAATCCGGCAATGGACTTTGCAACTAACTGCCCTGGAAGCGGAGCAGACCACCCTATCAGAATCAGAGGGGCGATCCAGTGAAGATGAATTAGCGCTCTATCAAGGTGAGGTGAGTGGCGCACAAAAGTTAATTCAAAATGTGGGTTTGGCTCTATCTCAGGCTCAGGTGGAGCTACAAACCACCAACGAAACGATCGATCGGCTCAGCCAGGAGCAACGGCTCAAAAATCGCCAACTCGATCGCCTCGAAGCCCAAACCAGCGCCATGCAGGAAGCCCAGGGCACTAAGGCATCGCAATTAATCATTGAAGCCGATCTAGCTGGTGTCTGTGGATTGGTGGCACAGCTTGGCATGGTGGAATCGCGCTATCAGACTGCGCTGGAGATCGCCGCCGGGGCAAGGCTGGGTTATCTGGTGGTCGAGAATGATGAAGTTGCCTCAGAAGCAATCAATTTGCTGAAGCGAGAACGGGCAGGGCGAGCCACTTTCTTGCCATTGAATAAAATGCGATCGGCCAGATCTTTGCGGCCAGAGGATGCCCATTCCATCGGTGGGGTTGATTTTGCGATTAACCTAATCGATTGCGAAAGCCGTTATGCGGAAATTTTTGCCTATGTGTTTGGCAACACGATCGTGTTTGAGCACCTGGAGCAGGCGCGATTGCATGTGGGTAAATACCGGATGGTGACAATGGACGGGGAGTTATTGGAAACCTCCGGCGCGATCACTGGCGGTAGTGTGAACAGACGGATGGGTCTGCATTTTGGCACTGGTTCACCGAAGGAATCCGTTGAGGCTGCCCATTTGCGCGATCGGCTGATGGAAATCGATCGGATGCTCAATCGCCTCCATCAAAAATCCCGCACGCTGCAAACCAGCATCACCAAATATGAAGAGCAAATGCAGAATGCTCGCAATGCTTACCGCGAAGCCCAGATGAAGGCCGATCGAATCGTGGAAAGTTCAGTTCGCTATGAGCGCGACATGAAGCGGATCGAGGAACAAATCCAGCAATATCATGAAGCTACCGAGCAGAGCCAAAAACAACTGGTTAGCCTGGAGCTAGACATTTCCACCGCCGAGACCAGCATGCAAGCAACCCGATTGCAATTGGCGGAAATCGAAAAATCTAGCACCCATAGCCAATGGCAAAAGGTACAGGCGGAGTTGCAAACCCAGGAACAAAAGCTAAATGGCGAGGAATTGCATCTGGCTACGGCACGGCAAAAACTCACCGACAAGGAAAATCAAATCAGCCTGCTGCGCGAGAAAATCAACCAGCGCCAGCAACGCTTGCAGGAAATTCGATCGACCCAGACGGAGCTATTAAACGCCAGCTCCCAGGTGCAAACCCAATGCCGAGAGCTATCCATCAGAATTGAGCAGTTGCAAGATCGCCTCGATTCGCTTGAAGAAGTGGTGGGGGCAGCCAAACAGGAGCGGGATGCCTGCGAGCGCAACCTCCAGGCCCTGAGTGAGCGCCGCCGTGAATTGGAATGGCAGTTACAGAAAAATGCTGAACGCGTTAATGGGCTAAATAAGGAACTGGCCAAGATTGAATATGACTTAGAAAATCTGGAGTTGCCGGAGCCATTGCCGGAAGTACCAGAAACCATGACCCTGGAGCAATGCCAATTAGAGCAACGCCGTTTGCAAAAGCGCTTGCAAGCCCTGGAGCCAGTGAACATGATGGCGATCGCTGAGTATGAAAGCGTGACCGAACGGCTTACTGACCTGAGCAATCGCCTGGAAACCCTCAATCAAGAACGTACTGAGTTGTTGCTGCGGATCGAGAATTTCACCACCCTGCGTCAACGGGCATTCATGCAGGCGTTTAATGCGGTGAATGAAAACTTTAAGACTATTTTTGCGGAGCTATCCGATGGGGATGGCCATTTGCAACTGGAAAATTCCGCCGATCCCCTTGTTGGTGGCCTGCATCTGGTCGCTCATCCCAAGGGTAAACAGGTGCAACATCTGGCCTCGATGTCTGGGGGTGAAAAGTCCCTGACCGCGCTCAGCTTTATCTTTGCGCTCCAGCGCTATCGCCCTTCGCCGTTCTATGCCTTTGATGAGGTGGATATGTTCCTGGATGGGGCCAATGTGGAGCGCCTATCAAGAATGGTACGCAAGCAGGCTGGTTTGGCGCAGTTCATTGTGGTGAGTCTGCGTAGACCGATGATTGAGGCATCGGAACGTACGATCGGTGTGACCCAGGCGCGGGGGGCGCATACGCAGGTGTTGGGTTTGGAACTTAGATCCGGCTAA